A genome region from Hevea brasiliensis isolate MT/VB/25A 57/8 chromosome 7, ASM3005281v1, whole genome shotgun sequence includes the following:
- the LOC110657588 gene encoding uncharacterized protein LOC110657588 isoform X2 — protein MGGDEGGSSWATVPPPMVAPLNLEREDHWRHFDNSVNAVSFGFVATAILISMFLVMAIFERFLRPRSLSSSSAASTRTPTDLEANVVSHSKLDYPSPKMTVYAKGVSVLMPGEDAPTFLAHPAPAPCPPEHFIKPFHQHGPCLSFTLPSTSS, from the exons ATGGGTGGGGATGAAGGTGGTAGCAGCTGGGCCACGGTGCCACCACCAATGGTGGCACCTTTGAATTTAGAAAGAGAAGACCATTGGAGACATTTTGATAACTCAGTGAATGCTGTGTCCTTTGGGTTCGTAGCTACTGCTATTCTAATATCAATGTTCCTTGTTATGGCTATTTTTGAAAGGTTTCTCAGGCCAAGATCATTGTCCTCCTCCTCTGCTGCGAGTACAAGGACTCCCACGGATCTCGAGGCTAATGTGGTTTCCCATTCCAAGCTCGATTACCCATCTCCAAaa ATGACAGTGTACGCCAAAGGAGTATCAGTGTTGATGCCAGGAGAGGATGCTCCTACTTTCCTTGCACACCCAGCTCCTGCGCCTTGCCCTCCTGAACATTTCATAAAGCCATTTCATCAGCACGGCCCTTGCCTCAGTTTCACCTTGCCCTCAACTTCAAGCTAA
- the LOC110657588 gene encoding uncharacterized protein LOC110657588 isoform X1: protein MGGDEGGSSWATVPPPMVAPLNLEREDHWRHFDNSVNAVSFGFVATAILISMFLVMAIFERFLRPRSLSSSSAASTRTPTDLEANVVSHSKLDYPSPKQMTVYAKGVSVLMPGEDAPTFLAHPAPAPCPPEHFIKPFHQHGPCLSFTLPSTSS, encoded by the exons ATGGGTGGGGATGAAGGTGGTAGCAGCTGGGCCACGGTGCCACCACCAATGGTGGCACCTTTGAATTTAGAAAGAGAAGACCATTGGAGACATTTTGATAACTCAGTGAATGCTGTGTCCTTTGGGTTCGTAGCTACTGCTATTCTAATATCAATGTTCCTTGTTATGGCTATTTTTGAAAGGTTTCTCAGGCCAAGATCATTGTCCTCCTCCTCTGCTGCGAGTACAAGGACTCCCACGGATCTCGAGGCTAATGTGGTTTCCCATTCCAAGCTCGATTACCCATCTCCAAaa CAGATGACAGTGTACGCCAAAGGAGTATCAGTGTTGATGCCAGGAGAGGATGCTCCTACTTTCCTTGCACACCCAGCTCCTGCGCCTTGCCCTCCTGAACATTTCATAAAGCCATTTCATCAGCACGGCCCTTGCCTCAGTTTCACCTTGCCCTCAACTTCAAGCTAA